One Coffea arabica cultivar ET-39 chromosome 5c, Coffea Arabica ET-39 HiFi, whole genome shotgun sequence DNA window includes the following coding sequences:
- the LOC140007296 gene encoding uncharacterized protein — protein sequence MKALLWNCQGAGSLLTIPQLREACNLLSPNMVFLCETRNRQQFMLKVRRQLRFDECVVVESMNKSGGMTVMWNNEVKVLEVQTTAFTMEIHIMDTDKNVDWWFIGIYASTDNQVRRNQWQVVERRKVLWDPRWMITGNPWTWSNHWNLEGEIKQRLDRALGSNDWSQVFDKTLVRHIDNVGSDHSMMLIDSNPLTEKRKKRFIFDKSWLKKEGLEQVISQAWEEEQTGSNMYKVHRKVANCRVALLRWKNNFQGNARKRIDNLKKVLEELKFHDCDDKKERNRDLRRQLKEAYDEKELFWSQKSRVQWLKEEDKNSHFFHSNVKGRRHRNKIQKLQREDTTWTTLEEEIGEEVVNQFKELFMSKGVTQTDMVLEGISQTISDHMNSELTQPIKEKEIKTALFSMNPTKTPGLDGMTPLFFQNFWHIVKNDIIKAIKSFFHSSHMLKAMNHTNISIIPKVENPTEVKQFRSISLCNVLYKIISKILPNRLKKVLGKCISKNQAAFVPGRQILDNVIISHEYLHYLKNKREGSHGFMALKLDMSKLTTGSSGDI from the exons ATGAAAGCACTGTTGTGGAATTGCCAAGGTGCTGGAAGCCTCTTGACAATTCCCCAGCTAAGGGAGGCTTGCAACCTCCTCTCCCCAAATATGGTCTTCTTGTGTGAGACCAGAAATAGACAACAGTTTATGCTGAAAGTGAGAAGACAATTGAGGTTTGATGAGTGTGTAGTGGTAGAGTCTATGAATAAGTCAGGAGGTATGACAGTAATGTGGAACAATGAGGTTAAGGTTTTGGAGGTCCAAACAACTGCTTTCACTATGGAAATCCACATTATGGATACAGACAAGAATGTGGACTGGTGGTTCATTGGCATATATGCAAGTACGGACAATCAAGTTAGAAGGAATCAGTGGCAAGTAGTAGAACGAAGGAAAGTGCTATGGGATCCTAGATGGATGATTACGG GTAACCCCTGGACATGGAGTAACCACTGGAATCTAGAAGGTGAAATCAAACAAAGACTAGATAGAGCGTTAGGAAGTAATGATTGGAGCCAAGTGTTTGACAAAACTCTAGTTAGACATATTGACAATGTTGGATCAGACCATAGCATGATGCTTATAGATTCCAACCCTCTCACCGAAAAGAGAAAGAAGCGATTCATTTTTGATAAAAGTTGGCTGAAAAAAGAGGGGCTGGAACAAGTGATCAGTCAGGCGTGGGAGGAGGAGCAAACAGGCTCCAATATGTACAAAGTGCATAGGAAGGTAGCAAACTGCAGAGTGGCGCTACTGAGGTGGAAAAATAACTTCCAAGGAAATGCTAGGAAGCGGATTGACAATCTGAAAAAGGTACTGGAAGAGCTCAAATTTCATGactgtgatgacaaaaaggaaagaaacaggGATCTTAGAAGACAATTAAAGGAGGCTTATGATGAAAAGGAACTTTTCTGGAGTCAAAAATCAAGAGTGCAGTGGCTTAAGGAGGAGGATAAAAATTCTCACTTTTTTCACTCTAATGTCAAAGGAAGGAGACAcagaaacaaaatacaaaaactaCAAAGAGAGGACACCACATGGACTACATTAGAAGAGGAAATTGGAGAAGAAGTGGTGAATCAATTTAAGGAGCTATTCATGAGTAAGGGAGTGACTCAAACTGATATGGTTTTGGAGGGAATATCACAGACAATATCAGACCACATGAATTCAGAACTAACCCAACCAATCAAagagaaagaaattaaaactgCACTCTTCTCCATGAACCCAACCAAAACCCCTGGTCTTGATGGCATGACACCACTATTCTTTCAGAATTTTTGGCACATTGTTAAAAATGACATCATAAAAGCCATTAAAAGTTTCTTCCATTCTAGCCATATGTTGAAAGCTATGAATCACACAAACATATCCATTATTCCCAAGGTTGAGAACCCCACTGAGGTTAAGCAGTTCAGGTCTATAAGTTTGTGTAATGTGTTGtataaaatcatttcaaaaattttaccaaATAGATTGAAAAAAGTTTTGGGAAAATGTATTAGCAAAAACCAGGCTGCCTTTGTTCCTGGAAGGCAGATTTTGGATAACGTGATCATCTCTCATGAGTACTTGCattacctcaaaaacaaaagagaaggaTCTCATGGTTTTATGGCCTTAAAACTAGATATGTCGAAGCTTACGACAGGGTCGAGTGGGGATATCTAA
- the LOC140007297 gene encoding uncharacterized protein: MEKSSVFFSRNMEPKDQGEICSCLEHIKVVKQGKYLGLPMVITKTKAQIFGFIREKCKKTIFNWSNKQLSQAGKEVLLKAVTMTMPTYAMSCFKLPVKLCKEINAMMARF; this comes from the coding sequence ATGGAAAAATCATCAGTGTTCTTTAGTAGAAATATGGAGCCAAAAGATCAAGGAGAAATCTGCAGTTGCTTGGAGCATATAAAGGTGGTGAAGCAAGGGAAGTATTTGGGGCTGCCAATGGTCATCACTAAAACCAAGGCCCAAATCTTTGGTTTCATTAgagaaaaatgcaagaaaacgaTCTTCAACTGGTCCAACAAGCAGCTAAGTCAAGCAGGAAAAGAGGTTTTGCTGAAAGCAGTAACCATGACAATGCCAACTTACGCAATGTCATGTTTTAAGCTTCCAGTAAAGCTATGTAAAGAAATCAATGCCATGATGGCAAGATTCTAG